TCTATTAACTTTAATCTATTTGGGGAAAACCACCATGATCTGGCATTATGTTATGGTAACCTAGGAGCGATATACCAAACTCGAGGAAAGTTAGAAAAAGCCGCTAAGTATGCCCATCAAGCTTTTGCTATTGATCTTAAGCTTTTTGGAGAGAATCATCCTAGTGTGGTAATCCGCTATAACAATCTAGGAACAATCTATTACGAGAAAGGGGATTTAAAAAAGGCGGCAGAATATATTGAGAAAGCGCTCGATATCAGCGTTAAGCTTTTGGGGGAAAATCATCCTAATGTAGCAAAGACCTACAAGAATCTGGGAATACTCTACCAAGATCAAGGGAATTTAGAGAAAGCTGCTGAGTGTGTCCATCAAGCGCTTGCTATTAATCTTAAGCTATATGATAAAAATCTTCCTAGCATTGCAGATATTTACACTACCTTTGGAACAATCTACCAAGATCAAGGGAATTGGGAGAAAGCTACTGAGTGTATCCATCAAGCGCTTGCCATTGACATTAAATTGCTTGGGAAAAATCATCTTAATGTGGCCGTTATTTACAGTAATCTGGCTATGCTCTATCAAGTACAAGGAAATTCGTTCAAGGCGGCAGAATTTGCTAACCAATCACTAAGAATACTTGTCACTATTTATGGGAGATATCATCCCAGCTTAAAAGCTTTATACCATAGCCTCCACATTCTTATTCCAAGCCTAGAATTATACACGCAAGAATTCACTTATTTGAAAAATTAAAATAAATTTTTTCAAAAAAATATAAAGCCTTTTCTGAGGAGGATAGGACTTTTGAGCAATAGGGATAGGTTGCTTGATACGAGCTGCATAGATAGCGTCTGCTAGAAAATCTAGAATAGATTTTCCTTGTCGATAAAGAGTTCCGATACAGCTATGCAGCGCTCCCTTCCACCTTTTGCTATAGGTAGACTGGTTATCTAGGCATAACTTACGTACAATGGCTAGATTTCTTAAAGATTCTTCGGCAGCATTATTGATCATAGGGATAGCAGGATCTTTCAAGTAAGCCTGGAAATATTTGATCTGTTTTAAAAGCTTTTGGCAAAACTTCCGCAATTTCTTGGTGCTACTCCAGCCCCCAGTCCTTGCAATTCTTCTTGTATATAACGCCAGTTAAGATACCCATACTGCTGCCAAGTAGACTGGCTGATCTGGCCTTTTTCTAGACGATGTTTATCTTTAATAAGCAACTTGCAAGTTAGCATATAGGGTCCCTAGGCGCTGTGCACCCCTCAAAGGGGTGTGGGGCTGTTTTGCTCACCCTTGTCTATTAAGGAGCCAATGAGCTTAAGCAATACTGTTTGATCTTTACCTCAATTTGATAAATAGCTTTAGCCTCGATCATTTACTAAGCAATAAATCTTCTGATCGACTAGCACTTTTAGAGTAACGCCATTTTGATAAGCTCTTCATCCATAAGCAATCACATTTCCTACACGTAGTACTAGCAAATGTTCGTTAGTGGCAGCATGACGCCAGCTCGTTGAATCTATATGCAAAGGCTACTGAGTGGTAGTAGCTGCTTTAACGAGTGTTTCATAAGACGAAAAAAGTAAGGCAGCGTGCGAGCTTTAACTTTAAAAATAAAACCTTGGCTTAAAGCCACGCTAGGCAGTAAGGCACTAATCATGGGGCGCACGGCCTGGAGGCCTTGGGCGTGTTGGCCCCATCAGCAGATTAATAAAGCCTTCCAGTCTTAAAACCAAGCAAGAATTACTCATTTTCTTTAAGTTCAGGCCGTGTTTCTAGATGGCAGCAAGGGCATCTGCTCGTTACTAAATCGATTTGATGCATTAAAGGTTTAATTTCAGGAAGCTCGATCTGCTGCCATGGAAAAAATCTTATCAGTGGCATGCATAGCAGAGTGGCAATGTGGGCAAACTTTTAGGCAACGCACCTCATGCAAGGTAACCGCACTAGCAGGTAGCAGTTGACGATTAGCACCAGGATGATAAGGTCGATTTTCTACTTTTGGAGTAATTGGACGATTAGCTTTATGATCAATGGATGGCTGCTTGGAGCTATTCTTGGAATTTTGATTAAGCTTAAGCCTCAAGCTGGGCAATGCGCGCTTCAAGCTTAGTGATTATCTTTTCCAATCTATTTATCACGGCTTTTAACTCCCCATTTTCCGCTCGAAGCTGAACATTTTCAGCCCTTAGTTCTGCATTCTCTTTAAATAGCTGCTCGTATGAAGATTGCATGCTACTCAATATATGATTAAGTAAATATAAACTCTAGAATTAGTTCTACTCATCAGAAAATAATTGATAAACTCCATGGCCGCTTACTATATACCTACAGTTTGTGCTACGCAACCTAAACTCTCTATTATTTAAAGAACTATCTTTAATTAGGTATATCTTAATTAGAGTTTAAATAATTAAGAGTTTTAAACTTTAATTTAATTGATGTTTAAATTAATAAAAGTTAAAATAAATACTTATTTGTGAAGTTAATTTTTTAAGCATTGCTTTGCGAATAATGAACATTTAATCTAAAGGGGTTTAATAATATGTCAATTTCTTCTTCTAAATCAGCTTCTTCGCTAAGTAAGAGCCTTTATCCTAAAATAGGGATATCTGCACGGGCAGCCAATAAACCTATTTCCTCTGCTCTTTTTCACTCTACCTCGATTCCTGTGGCTTTAAAAAGTCTTCAGGTAAGTCATCCATTGGTACCAGCAGTTAGCAATGGTAGAATGTCCAAATATGCCATTTCACGAGGTCATTCTAACCAGAAGAGCTGTGTTCCTTGGCCTAAAGGCAAACGCTTTTATAGTAGAAAGCTAAATGTTAAGCCCCAGCCAAGTTCTTCTAAAGTATTTAGAGAATTAAAGAAGTTGCATAGGGAAATAAAAGGTAAAAGTGATAAAAATGGGCCAGGAGAAACTTTTCAAACGTTTGTAAGCAAAAAATGTCAAGATGTTAAGAATATGACTCCTTTTGAGATGTCTAGGAAGTGGTTGTGGATACCTGTTAGTGGCCTAGCTTATCATTTGCTTCGCTCACATTTCACTGATCAGGTAAAAAAATCATTAAAAGTAGAAATTAATCATATTAGCGTGCCAGAGGAAACTTTATCTCGCAAAGAGGTATGGGTGCAGACAAAAAATATTGATAAGCTAGATGGAAGTTTTAGCTCTCAACAAGCTATTCCTCAAAAGCTGGCGATTACAGGAATTGGTGGCTCAGGAAAAACTGTTTTAGCTAAGCAATATATAGAGCATTATGAACAAAAAATGAAAGGCCAACAGGATAAGATAAGTACTCCATTCTTTGGAGATATGAAAGACATGGAAAGCTTTTTTGAATCTTATAGGAAATTTGCCGTAGAGCTAGGCGTTCATGTGCCGTTGAAAGCTCAAAAAGAGGTGATTATTAGTGAAGTCAATAAAAAGCTTGCCCAAAGGCCTGATTGGCTTTTTGTGATTGATAACGTAGATGCGAAGAATTATGCAGAGCTGCAAGCTTTTCTTCCTCAGGATTCTAAGGGTAGGATTTTAATGGTGAGTCGCGAAAAGCTAAATAAAGTGAAAACTTTTGATATGCAAGTAAACCATATCAGTGAAGATGAAGCGCTAGAGATTTTTCACCTCAATCTCGGTAGTGACCATTGGGCTCTTAACCAAGCCAGCAACTCAAAACGTGATCTTGCCTTGCAGCTTTCTTATTTGCCTCTTGCTTTAAAGCAAGCCGCCCTTTACTTAAAAGCCGCTGAACCCTCTGCTTCGTTTGATTCTATAGTAAGCGCTTATACTGACAAACTAAGGAGCTTGATAGGAGTATCTAAAGAAGCTTCTATGCATTCAGCTGAGGTTAGCCATACGTTAAAAGCCGTGCTACTTTTAAGCATAGAAGCATGTGAAAAACAAAGAAGCGAAGCGAAAGAGCTCTTTACTATTATGCCTTTCTTAAATCCTTATTTTATTGAGGAGTCTCTTTTGAAGCTTTGGTGTAAAAGCCATCTAAAGAGTCCTGAGTCGCTGACCTCTTTATTGGATGAGCTAGAAGGTTATGGGTTGATTACTAGAAAGGGAGCTGAAGTATGGGAAATTCATTCTTCCTTGCAAGAGTTGCTTCTTGAGAAAATGAGTAAAGAAGGAAAGAAGACCGAACAGGTCTTAAAAAACTTTCTAGGCATGCTTAAGGATAATTACAGCTTGAATATGGTCTCCAAAGATAGCCACCACCAAGCAAAAGCTATTGAAAACCAATGGAGATTTCTTTCAAAATATGCCACAGAACATCAACTAGCTCATGAATTAAAGCATTGCTTTGTGCATGTTTATAATGTGCTAGGCAATTATTATCTGCAATCTAATAATTTTTTTGAAGCCCGTCAGGCCTTTGAGAGAAGTTTAGAGCTTGCAGGGTTAAAGCTTGAAGATAAAGAAGCTGAAGAAATCTGCAGGATTTTAAAAGATCATCAAGAGCTTCCCGCGCTTTACTCTCAAACGCTCCATTATCTAGGTATTATCCATTTTCATGCACGAGAATGGGAGCAAGCTGAAAGATATTTTAATAAAGCCGTTGACATTCAAAAAGAGATAGCAAAAAATGCTGATGTCTATAAAAATCCAAATCCTGTAGACCTTCTAATTTTCCAAAGGCAAGGGCCAGGCTGGCTTCTTATAGAAGGGGATAAAGATGATTTGTTAAAAGCAGAAAAGCTTTATTTAGATTTATTTCAAGAAAAAAGGTTTGCACCGCCAGGAAAAGAGCAAGATGTAACTAACCAAAGGTATTGCAATCTTCAATTAGGTAGAGTTTATCTTAAGCTAGCCCAGGCGGCTTCTAAAGAAGATGAAGCCGTAATGTATTATCAAAAAGCTTTAGGAAGGCTTGAAAAAGGTGGGCTTGAACAGGGCGCCTCTTTTCAAGGAGCCATTCAAATGAGGGAATCAGGGCACAGAAAGGCTGGGGAAGCTTACCTAGTATTAGGGGAGCTTTACTTAGATAAAAATTGCCCTTTTAAAGATTTAGAAAAAGCAAAAAACTGTTTTAAAAAAGCCGTAGAGGTATCTGAAACGGACTTAAGAATTTGTGCTAAATCTAGCTACTATCTTACTAAGCTTTATTGGGAAAAAGGCCGTTTGGATAAAGCTTTTAAAGCTAATACAGGCTCTATTGACTTGTATAATCAAGTAGGAGGTAAAGGGCTAACCAAGCTTCCAATCCCTGCCCTTAGGGAAGCAGAAATGATAAGAGACACTTTGATAGCCGATATTAAAGGAGCTTTTAGAAACGATGCTGCTTTAATTGGCTAAAAACGATGGACCCCTCTATTTAAAACAAACTGTTTAATGAGCTTTACAAAGGTAAAGGGAGGAATGGGCTTCAAGCTGCCCTC
This Neochlamydia sp. AcF84 DNA region includes the following protein-coding sequences:
- a CDS encoding transposase, which produces MRKFCQKLLKQIKYFQAYLKDPAIPMINNAAEESLRNLAIVRKLCLDNQSTYSKRWKGALHSCIGTLYRQGKSILDFLADAIYAARIKQPIPIAQKSYPPQKRLYIFLKKFILIFQISEFLRV
- a CDS encoding NB-ARC domain-containing protein, which gives rise to MSISSSKSASSLSKSLYPKIGISARAANKPISSALFHSTSIPVALKSLQVSHPLVPAVSNGRMSKYAISRGHSNQKSCVPWPKGKRFYSRKLNVKPQPSSSKVFRELKKLHREIKGKSDKNGPGETFQTFVSKKCQDVKNMTPFEMSRKWLWIPVSGLAYHLLRSHFTDQVKKSLKVEINHISVPEETLSRKEVWVQTKNIDKLDGSFSSQQAIPQKLAITGIGGSGKTVLAKQYIEHYEQKMKGQQDKISTPFFGDMKDMESFFESYRKFAVELGVHVPLKAQKEVIISEVNKKLAQRPDWLFVIDNVDAKNYAELQAFLPQDSKGRILMVSREKLNKVKTFDMQVNHISEDEALEIFHLNLGSDHWALNQASNSKRDLALQLSYLPLALKQAALYLKAAEPSASFDSIVSAYTDKLRSLIGVSKEASMHSAEVSHTLKAVLLLSIEACEKQRSEAKELFTIMPFLNPYFIEESLLKLWCKSHLKSPESLTSLLDELEGYGLITRKGAEVWEIHSSLQELLLEKMSKEGKKTEQVLKNFLGMLKDNYSLNMVSKDSHHQAKAIENQWRFLSKYATEHQLAHELKHCFVHVYNVLGNYYLQSNNFFEARQAFERSLELAGLKLEDKEAEEICRILKDHQELPALYSQTLHYLGIIHFHAREWEQAERYFNKAVDIQKEIAKNADVYKNPNPVDLLIFQRQGPGWLLIEGDKDDLLKAEKLYLDLFQEKRFAPPGKEQDVTNQRYCNLQLGRVYLKLAQAASKEDEAVMYYQKALGRLEKGGLEQGASFQGAIQMRESGHRKAGEAYLVLGELYLDKNCPFKDLEKAKNCFKKAVEVSETDLRICAKSSYYLTKLYWEKGRLDKAFKANTGSIDLYNQVGGKGLTKLPIPALREAEMIRDTLIADIKGAFRNDAALIG